From Micromonospora echinospora, one genomic window encodes:
- a CDS encoding DUF4334 domain-containing protein, which yields MNASRARARFSELRRQDGPVSAAELDEIWAALDTVRPEEILGEWKGSGFDTGHPVNGRLDQVGWYGKSFVTVKDVKPLICQDDNGELYSNIVLGKGEASLWTVEFRGESTATMVYDGQPVFDHFKRVDESTLMGIMNGKNVPADGPFFYFLLDRVG from the coding sequence ATGAATGCGAGCAGAGCCCGAGCCCGGTTCTCCGAGCTGCGCCGACAGGACGGCCCGGTGTCGGCCGCCGAACTCGACGAGATCTGGGCCGCGTTGGACACGGTCCGTCCCGAAGAGATCCTCGGCGAGTGGAAGGGCAGCGGGTTCGACACGGGGCACCCGGTCAACGGGCGACTCGACCAGGTGGGGTGGTACGGCAAGAGCTTCGTCACCGTCAAGGACGTCAAGCCCCTGATCTGCCAGGACGACAACGGCGAGCTGTACTCCAACATCGTGCTCGGCAAGGGCGAGGCCAGCCTGTGGACCGTCGAGTTCCGTGGCGAGTCGACCGCGACGATGGTCTACGACGGTCAGCCGGTCTTCGACCACTTCAAGCGAGTCGACGAGAGCACGCTGATGGGGATCATGAACGGCAAGAACGTTCCCGCCGACGGCCCCTTCTTCTACTTCCTTCTCGATCGCGTCGGCTGA
- a CDS encoding oxygenase MpaB family protein, with translation MAGGGRYRWLRRIEALDPVRDHHEIYRISAGYEFPFDYQRALELALLRTYCVPSISALLDATGEFRLRTQQRYDDTALLMAEIAEHGYDSPRGRQALRVVNRAHRRYAISNDDMRYVLSTFVYEPVDWLDRFGWRRLHEHERLAAFHYYRAVGARMDVRDVPDDYDAFRDFKREYERASFRFAPTNQRIGAYTLDLFGSWYPGPLRRAARLGVLALLPAEVRAAFGFPAAPRWLSAVVEGGLRTRAAVVRLMPPRTTSRLTHAPQNRTYPGYPRGYQPADLGSPPPPPDLDPTWLARPVPPPAAGPEPD, from the coding sequence ATGGCCGGTGGCGGCCGGTACCGCTGGTTGCGTCGTATCGAGGCACTCGATCCGGTACGTGACCATCACGAGATCTACCGGATCTCGGCCGGATACGAGTTTCCCTTCGACTACCAGCGGGCGCTGGAACTCGCGCTGCTCCGCACGTACTGCGTGCCGAGCATCTCGGCGCTGCTCGACGCGACCGGCGAGTTCCGACTGCGGACGCAGCAGCGGTACGACGACACCGCGTTGCTGATGGCGGAGATCGCAGAGCACGGATACGACTCGCCGCGCGGCAGGCAGGCGTTGAGAGTCGTCAACCGGGCGCACCGTCGGTACGCGATCTCCAACGACGACATGCGCTACGTGTTGTCCACGTTCGTGTACGAGCCCGTCGACTGGCTGGATCGGTTCGGCTGGCGTCGGCTGCACGAGCACGAGCGACTGGCCGCGTTCCACTACTACCGGGCCGTCGGCGCGCGGATGGACGTCCGCGACGTGCCGGACGACTACGACGCGTTCCGGGACTTCAAGCGCGAGTACGAGCGTGCCTCCTTCCGCTTCGCCCCGACCAATCAGCGGATCGGCGCCTACACCCTGGACCTGTTCGGCTCGTGGTACCCGGGGCCGCTGCGCCGCGCCGCGCGGCTCGGCGTGCTCGCGTTGCTTCCCGCCGAGGTACGCGCCGCCTTCGGATTCCCGGCCGCGCCGCGCTGGCTCTCCGCAGTGGTCGAGGGCGGATTGCGCACCCGGGCGGCGGTGGTGCGGCTGATGCCGCCGCGCACCACGAGCCGGTTGACCCACGCGCCGCAGAACCGCACCTACCCCGGCTACCCCCGGGGGTACCAACCCGCCGATCTGGGGTCGCCGCCACCGCCGCCCGACCTCGACCCGACATGGTTGGCCCGCCCGGTACCGCCACCGGCCGCCGGGCCGGAGCCTGACTGA
- a CDS encoding NAD(P)-dependent alcohol dehydrogenase: MRIRAAVTETPGGPFVIQAVDLEAPRPHEVLVRIAAAGLCHTDLSMQASWPRWRTPMVFGHEGAGVVEAVGADVTGLAPGDHVCLTFHSCGRCEQCAAGHPAYCHFQQTLNISGGRGDGTTPLSRDGAPVHGAFFGQSSFATFALAHERNAIRVPADLPAVVAAPLGCGVQTGAGTVIHRLRPEPGSSLVVIGAGGVGLSALMAAVVLGCDPVIVIEPVASRRALATELGATAALDPSAADDLGATVLDLTGAGAHHIVDTTSRPEMLRQAVTALRPRGDLALVGIGSTVAFDVMSLLGKGIRVHGVIEGDADPARFIPELVDLHQRGLFPLDRIIATFPFENIGDAVAGMRDGTAIKPVLTFG; encoded by the coding sequence ATGCGGATCCGGGCAGCCGTCACCGAAACCCCGGGCGGACCGTTCGTCATCCAGGCCGTGGATCTCGAAGCCCCACGGCCGCACGAGGTGCTGGTCAGGATCGCCGCGGCCGGCCTCTGCCACACCGACCTCAGCATGCAGGCGAGCTGGCCCCGGTGGCGCACTCCCATGGTCTTCGGGCACGAGGGGGCCGGTGTGGTCGAGGCGGTCGGCGCGGACGTGACCGGTCTCGCGCCGGGCGACCACGTCTGCCTGACCTTCCACAGCTGCGGTCGTTGTGAGCAGTGCGCGGCCGGCCACCCGGCCTACTGCCACTTCCAGCAGACCTTGAACATCTCCGGCGGTCGCGGCGACGGCACCACCCCGCTGTCCCGCGACGGTGCCCCCGTACACGGCGCGTTCTTCGGCCAGTCCAGCTTCGCCACCTTCGCGCTCGCCCATGAGCGCAACGCCATCCGGGTTCCCGCCGACCTGCCGGCCGTCGTCGCCGCGCCGTTGGGCTGCGGTGTGCAGACGGGGGCGGGTACGGTGATCCACCGTCTGCGTCCCGAGCCGGGAAGTTCCCTGGTCGTCATCGGCGCCGGCGGGGTCGGACTCAGCGCGCTGATGGCCGCGGTCGTCCTGGGCTGCGACCCTGTCATCGTCATCGAGCCGGTCGCCTCGCGACGCGCCCTGGCCACCGAGCTCGGCGCCACGGCAGCCCTTGATCCGAGCGCGGCCGACGACCTCGGCGCCACCGTGCTCGACCTCACCGGCGCCGGCGCACACCACATCGTGGACACCACCAGCCGACCGGAGATGCTCCGGCAGGCCGTCACCGCGCTACGTCCCCGGGGCGACCTCGCCCTCGTCGGCATCGGCAGCACGGTCGCATTCGACGTCATGAGCCTGCTCGGCAAGGGGATCCGGGTCCACGGCGTGATCGAGGGCGACGCGGACCCGGCGCGCTTCATTCCCGAACTGGTCGACCTGCACCAGCGCGGCCTCTTCCCGCTGGACCGGATCATCGC